tctgaagttctAAAgctcgctttttggtcaattatgagGCTAGTTAGGTCCTACTGTCAAAAGGGCATCCTCGCGAGATGTTGCGAGTGCTAATcgcaagctcaaacttttggacatttcaataagaaatgaaaatctaaCATACCGAGCAGttcttgtaatcatgaaaaagatgtgtatctaactaaagaattaacgcgagcgcggagcgcgagcttgaatttttaatatactgaccagaacggaacctgttaaggacgacattcagtgactcatgaatataGTACATGTGtaaccaatcgaataatgcgagcacgaagcgcgagctgaaaatttatgatattccaacctgaaaaatgaatattctgTAAGTATTTTATAACAAGAAACAGGGTGAGCACCTTGCTACATAATAACTTAGccgagctcgaagcgcgagcaaaaaaaatgattttctaacctgaaatgtattatgttgtacttcaaaaagggtatttaatttcgaaaaagggcacatttcattttgaaaaagggcattttcccttttgaaaaaagggtatttttttcctaagaggattttttttaaatcataaccAACAGAAGCTGTTAAAAATGACACGCTCTCCcctaattatttgatttgattttatttatttaccaacaatattcacatgtttacaggttataaaacaaattgtatacagttacacatgtataaaaatacgATGGTAAATGGGACCAGAAAATAGCACAAGTGGTAATCGAGCCTGGCCCCACAAATATTACAtacaaaatgcacatttaagaaggaaaaacaaaacaaaaatttaaattacAATATTCCTTGTAAAGGgttatcatcaacattttttaaagtatCTTAATTGTATTAATTATCTACTGTAGATTTACATGTTGATGGTGTGATTTTATGAAGACAAATAACTTTTTAGAGAATTCCTAAAACTTTTTCTTGAATTCTTCAATTTGATTTCGACTGGTACTTTATTCCAGAAATTGCTACCtagaaaagaaagtgaaaattgGCCTTGAGTTGTTTTTAGTTTTGGAAGATTTACTTGTTGGCCTTTCTTCTGTCTAGTAGGATAATTGTGCTCAATTAGGTTACAATAATCTGCTAATGAGTGAGGTAGGTTATTATTACGCAGATCATACATAAAGGTACATACTAATATATTATGCAAATCATAAACATTAAGGATCTTTAAATCATTAAACAAAGGGCGAGAATGAGCTTGCCAGTGACTAAAGGTAATTGCTCGCACTGccatttttttggggaaaaaataaacaattcagGCTGCTCTTGTATGTACTCCCCCACACCTCAATGCCATAAGTGAGATGTTGCTCTATAAAAGCTTTGTATAACAATATCAAAGTAAATTTGGGTACAAAATGTCGTAACCGAAACAAATTCCTATTTTCTTACGTATTTTGAGTTAATCGTCCGTATATGACCTTTCCATGACAGATGCTTATCAATTGTTATACCTACAAAAGTTGCTTCTTCCAATTCCTCTCCATCTAGTGTAATATTACCACGCAACTTAACATTCCTTCTTCTACTGCTgattaaataaattttgttttcagaGAGTTGATAGTAAGCTTATTTGCAACACACCACTTTTGCACTTTATTTATATTAGTATTTATCTCATTGGTATCGATCTCATCCTCTCCAATTGGAAAGGTGTGAAAAAGATTAGAGTCGTCAGCAAATAATCTAAAATTTGAAACGGATGGAAGATCATTTATGTATAATGATTTATGTATTATCTGGATGTTATTCATATCGTGACAAACACACAGTCCCCAATATTCTTAATCCATTCGCTcaggcagcaattgctcagagAAAATCATAATCAAGATGCTTGATCCACGCGCCAGTTCTTGATGCAATACATGCTTTGACCACAACATACACATGTATCTTCCGTTGAAACTATATTATTGCATATTATCCTgttcttttttaattacaacaccgtttttgttactgaaataaattactgtattttcattttcggactaacgaaccttcggattaacgaaccttatttcgtttcggACTAAGGAACCTTCGGATTACCGAacattatttcgttttcgggtacacgaaccttcggaattacgaaccttcggactaatgaaccttcggaatattcaAACCTtgggaataacgaaccttcggaattacgaatgtaacccgaagagaaaaggagactgaaagagagaaagggaaaggggaaatggtgaaataaaaataatttttgaatagTACGTCAAAATTTTGATCGATCGCTTTGCTATCTCGCAGCTTTATAGAAGTTTTGTTCCATACGCTATCTCAAAATTTCCGGCTCATTACGACAGTGGTGTCTGCTCTCCCTAAAATGTAACTCAATCTGAATATACGATTAAACTAGGTAACAATTGGTAGGCCAACTGATTAAACGGGGCGTGAACGCCACTACATTGAGTTGGAATCCACAAACATCAATGATTGGTTttctaaaatgaaaaattatttcaagttGATTTGCTCTGATTTATACGGCCCATCTACTCCTCCCCAAAAGGTAATTTGTATTCATGTCAAAGCTTTTGGAAAAACAACATTTTCCTCTCCACGCTACGCATGTATATATTACCAATAACGTAATTTAATTCCTGTATAGGATTTTCTGAGTTTGCTGTTTGTTTTTTATAAGTCTATTGAATACAAACTAGAAGTGCACCaaacaaaaacatgataaaCGAGGTCGTGAATATTTGAAAATTCCCAGGTACGCCATACTATATGCCTCCTTAATATCACTgccagaagcggatctagagggggggttgggggggggttgcaacccccccaaaaaaaaaaaatccggggaccattttttttaaatcttatctttttttttaaacttgtaattttattttattctatttctatgtatttatttcatttattattattattattatacgccattttcacacacaggttttcaaaaattttccctactgtggcctccacaccctcccccctcgctcgctccgctcgcttggactcggtcgctacgctccctcgcataccaccccaaccccccctttataaaaagctggatccgcccctgactgcTGCATGACGTACAACATTTTCCACCTTGTCTATTTTATCATATAGCAGAAATTACTGCATTGCATAATTGTTATCATGACAGACAGTGTTTTTCAACACATTACACGGATTACAATcactttaattttcaatttatgaaaaattgttAATAGAAACCCGCAATTTGATACGCGCACACCCTATTCACTGCATGCATAGCGGAATGGAGGAATAGGGAATGAAAACACAATACAATTGTTAATCAACTGGGTCTTCAAAGGAAATAACAAGTTTATCACTCAGATTCCTGTATCCCTAATGGCTGGCCTGATCAAGTTGACAAATTCAGTCAGGCGGATCAGGATTTAACATAAAGCAAATCAAAGCAGATCAAGGAGTCGgggccctgccccccccccccccccccccgaggaaaaaaaaatattatcaacaaAAAAGCGGGGAAGTGACTTCTCTGAGAAAGTGTGCAATTCTCTTGCCCCGATGTTGGCGTCGGTGGGTATGATTGGAGCGATAAACAATTTTCTTTGTTGTCTCCCCCAAAAGAAAAATCACCGAGAAAGTCGCAAATGTCGTGACCACTGATCTCCTTTTGGAGGGCTTGTCAGAATTCTTAAAGGAAAAGTAGGTCCCGCTTTAGACTCACCTCCTTAGGAAACCTGAATCCACCAATGAAATCTTCGGCAGTCGGAACCTATATCACCGAGCCAATTACtgcattgtatttttctttgttattcattcattcattcatttagttaattgtattactttttttgggggggggctctcTCACAAAATACGCTGTataaaccccccccaaaaaaaaaaatggcatcaTGACGCCCTTGACACACTTGAGTTCTGCTcagttcattattttttttaattaaaaatataaaattagtATCGACCATCTCCCACCCCATTCAAAAACACAAATCAGAAATCCTCATACTCTCTTTATATTGAAATGGTTTTAATTTAAGCTTTACGATTGCTTCACTTTTAAAGGATGAAAAGAAATTGTGATTATCTTCATCAATCAATATACAAGATTTATCcctttatattgatttaaatgccATTCACATGGCGAGAATTATACATAACCCAAAATTCCACATTGAAGTGAATACTAATTTCCATTCACTTTCCTCGATACTTGAGTGAACAGGTTATAGAATGAATTTTACAGCAGTTGTCAATAAATTGTATTGTTATATTTGTAGATATCATGTTTTATAATAattgatttcatgaaaaaagtaGAAATCGTCTGAATTATATTataaacctctttttttttacaaatactgTAGGTATCATGTTTAAATCTCATTAGCCGATCAAAAACAATTATTGTACGGCTGATACAATAAATGACGGAAAGTTGCAGTTATTATTAATCGATTACTATTATGACCTTCCAGGATAAGATTGATTTTATGCAACGGAACCCAGGACATCGAAAATTTGCTCTGTCGCAAAATCTATATAGAGGATAAACTCAGTCAGTAACGAAATTCATCCAATTATATTCCTCTACATGCACCAACGATAGATGGCGTGATATCCATCGGGCTTTTTCattcctcttcctctctttccccctcATGACTGTATCTGTCTTTCCACCGGCTTTCCACACATTCTCTTCTCACTAACGTCCTAGTTTTTCATACTTTAGAGGATCGATTGGCCAAGACTTGGGGGTTGTAGAACAGAAAGAGAAGATTACGAAGGGGCGGCGGAGGAGAGGTGGGTGTCAATATTTGAGGAGGGAGGTCGGTAAATTCGCAAAAAAGGCAAGAAGGGGGTATATAGAGGAAGTGGATGACAatgggaagaaagaaataataaagggcAAAATTATGGGGAAAGGTTTGATGGAAAAAGCAGacagaataaaaacaaaataaaattttcctCGCTCACCGCCCTCCCTTGTTTTGATTTACTTACAGGATGGATTGAGAAGTGAACAAATTTTGAAAGCCtggaaaatatataattaagaTATATAACTTCATTGAGCCAAAGAGTGATTTGTGGTTTCACGTGGTCTTAAAAGTCAAACGAATCTAGCAAGCAAAGTGAAATTAAGAGTCAGAGAGTGGCAGTGAAGTAGGGGCACATACGGCCCGTGCGCAAGCGAAGAACTTTCCCTATTTTGGcttgttatttcttttctgaaaaaaaatcccctttttTAAATCCTAAACTCGCCCCTGAAGAGAGGGTTGTCATGATTTCAGAAATCAAACGCATTCGATAAGCAGAGAGATGGCCGACCAACCATCATTACAAACATGGGTACTGTCTTTGGATTGTTCGTTCtctaatataaaataataactttcttaacaATTAACCATAAAGTTGAATGgagcaatcaaaatcaattattgATCGATCGAATATCATTTTCTTGCGTGTGTTCATGTCTAGATCTAGACTTATATTTGAATGGAAAACCCTATTACCACTCGTTGCATATTATAGTATACCctctggcggatccagggggggggcacatccggcccgtgcccctcCCCTTTGGAGAGGCATAATCAAAAGTAAATATGCCATTCTAACATaagtgtacccccccccctttgaaagcgaggactttttttgcttgtcgagTTTTCCGTGAACAAAATGACCCTAAATTTTCTTAAATTTCggatgaaaacttttttttttgctcgtcaaagtttcctcgggaaaatgtgccattcattttggaaaatcctggatccacccccgAATATACCAGCCCCCCTCACTTTTCATCTTGAGAATGTGAAAAGTGGTAAGGGAGGGACAGGGACACGGgtctaaaaaaattgttacaatATTGTTTGCAACACCGTCTCACCCCCATCCATAAACGCCAAAATGCGATAAACCAATGAATGTCTTGAAATGATTGTTATAAACTTCAGAGAAACTATTAACCAGTGTTTTGTTTTAACAAAATCCGACGGTATTTTGGTGGATGATCTTTCCACTATATATAACATAACGTTTCTTACAGACGTATATAatggtttgatgaaaatatccAAAATGTCTTTGTGAATATTGTGTTCGACAGAAATGTAAAATATCAGTCGACTTATTAGTTAGAATCTACCAGAATTTTCGTTGATATGGACCATTGATCATTTTACTCAGTTGGACTCAAATTCACTAACAGTAGACTACAAAATGGGTACTTTGACCAATCAATGCAAGAGTGTATAGGCTATTGCTAACAATATGATTCAAATAACAATGTATCATGCTAATTGTCctgttattaaaaaattgataaagttCCGTTTGAAAATTATCTCAATATTGTGTTTCTTTTTGCCTAAATAAtttcaattgtaaaaatcatattttatcgaATTCGATTCGATTTCAattgatcattaaaaaaataaagcagcGATCACCCGGTTTTATAACGACCAATAAAATGGTGCCATGCCAAAACATAAAGCGATCATAAGCCTTAAAAAACAGAACATACTGCAGAGTGATTACTGATGACACATGCAGTGGATaactaaaaaaattattgagacccacatgtatataataatatCTAATAACAGCTCTAGGGatcgtttcatgaaatgactgGTTTTATAATTTATCAGAAAATCCTGCTTTATCCGACAATTCTATAGTAACAGATACtcagctaatcaaaatcaaggaaagttgtcagatctgacaacttgtcggacataaatgttgatgaaatgctgcTCTGATTTATTGCTATTAATACCAGTCTTTTACAACAACAGAGGGCTCACTACAGGAGTGACCACATTTTCAAATTAACCCTTTTCCAATTTCGCAACGATCGGAAAGTTGCGCAACATTTTGTACTTGGAAATGGgacaaaattttgttcatgcacAACTCAAATATACATATTACGTTGTCATAGATAATTAAAACAACACAAATGATCAACAATATCAAGTTATATCAGCCTCATTTATATTTTCACAATCTATTACAAAGGTTTAAAAATATCAAGGTAAAGTATTTTTAGTATATATACTCTTGAAGATATTACATTTCAAAACATATAAGATAAtgtaaatataataatgataaacacATCATACCCTTTATTTCATCAATACTttacaaaaacaatacaaagtTTTTCTGATGCAAGAGGTGAAAgatcaaattatttttacattattctgaataaAATTGTGACTAGGAAACTATTATGCATAAAATAAACAGTTTCACTAACTcagattttatttcaataaggCATGAAATGCATCCatcgttatttttttaataaataataaggTTTTTCTTGCTACCAGGGAACCGACtaataaaaaacacacacacaatcaaCGAATTTTTACAAACAAAACAGACCTGGAGAAAAACATAAATTATGAcctttttaaagataaacatTGCGTAACTGttacaaaattgaataaactaGGGAtttatataataacataataacaacaacaacaacaacaacaacgataataataataatgataataataataatgataataataataatgataatatagcaTATCATTCAATTAAATCAGGAGATAATCactctaattttcattttagagTAGGCATACCTGCATGATAATAgtcaaataattgaataaatatcaGACAAATCTGACTGGCTCACAAGAATATCTATCATACCCGTATGTCTATAGCTGTTGACATTTATATTCGTGGTGTCAGAAAATGAAGACTTATTCAGaaatttaaagtacatgtacattatataaAATAGAATTCACCCTAAACCCTAAAGCACATATGTCTTTTTCACATTGATAATTTTTCCAGTTTGCTACAGTATACTTTCTACACTTTTGCATAACGGAACCATATCCGATATACAGAGTTACTTGactcttttctttcctctaaGTTTCCTGTGTAGGCATATTTCATGTTCTTCCAATGAGTTCAAGAATGTTTCGACTAATCCATTTATATATTCAGAATAGTCACCAATATTATAAAATTATCTGGCATAATTATATGGAAGATTGTATAAAACAGCGAAACTGCAAGATTTCATTtataggacaagtccaccccaacaaaaagttgatttgaataaaaagagaaaaatccaacaagcataacattaaaaatttcataaaaatcggatgtaaaaataagaaagttatgacattttaaagttatgcttgatttcaccaaacagttatatgcacatcctggttggtatgcaatttgtattttattatatgaaatattctaattttctcctcattgtcaagtaaaacaacgattaattcctccctgtacATTAGCATTAGCATTGTtcaatattatatggttcagtcaagttggtccatattgtcaaatatgtaaaaaatgaaatattgtataattcaaacaataacaaaacaaaagaaataatgagtgaaggacatcattgaccgtctcatttgcatgtcactgaaatatgcacatcactgttttgtgaaaaataagcgaaactttaaaatgtcataactttcttattttacatccgattttgatgaaattttcagcgatatgctagtttgatttttgtctatttattcaaatcaacacttttctggggtggacttgacctttaaaaataaactGGCAAATATTGAAATTCGTTGATATTGTTTATGATACCCGCCTGCATGTTACGCCATCTCCTGGTCTGACAATATGTCATTCTGAATGCTTAAGTCATTAAGCAGACTGACAGACTCTACATTAATACAACAATCATCAGTGTCTGACCGTGGTTCATGAATTGAAGCCGCGCACGAgctcgtcgtcgtcatcatcttcttccCCGTCGATGGCAAGTCTTTCAACGACATCGATAAATCCCTGAAGGTGTGTAGGAGAAAAATCCCTGAAATAACGACACCGAAACCATCGAGGGCACCAATGACATCGGTGGCCGTCATCCTCCGCCAGTCTTGGAAGAAGAGTGATGACGCAACAAGGACGCTAGCGGTGAAGAAGACGTAATAGATAGGAGTGACGACGGCGGTGTTGAAGATATCGAGAGATTTGTTGAGATAGTGCATCTGGATGGTAATGAAAACGATCATGAGTATGATGAGGATCCATGTCAAGGGAGAAGCTAGGGTGTTGGTTCCATCGAAGAACTGGATGATCGCGATGCCGACGCCCTTACACGCCATGACGGTGAGGGAACCAATTAGGGAACAGATAAGGAtgtagatgatgatgttggACTGTCCCCAGCGAGGATTGATGGCGAATATGAGGACAAGACAGCTGATAACTACCAAACATACGTACGATATGAACGCTGAGTTAAAAGAGGGAAGAAGATAGGATAAGGTTTTTAATGACTAAATCGAAATTAATATggttaaataaaagaaaaatcatctcgTGTACTAAAAGTTAAAGAATTTTCTTCTTGGGGAAAGGATGAGCTTTTAGTATCCTGAATAATCTTGTTTCATTCATACTTTGATAATAGAgcaatttcaaacaaaatagcGTCATTATTTGTGGAAACATCTCTATTATTACCAATTACATATGTGacatcaaaattttacattgtCAAACTTTATATCGTGTCGCGAATGTTATATGGTGAAAACGATGGAGTTGTGTTCGAGGGTATAACTATATGGTGTAAACCTGTAAAACCAGCTGCCTGAGAGCGATTATGAACTGACTGGCAACGCAGAACGGTCTTCATCGCGCATCGATTTCCTCAATCAGAAGATTCTGCATTATAAGTGACATGTTTAAAGTTCCCTAAtataaaaatgcattaaaagGTGACATTCATACAAACGCAATATGTTGAATATATTATCAAAAGATTATAATAAGTAGATACTgagaataaatataattttatatcatgcataaaaaaaaaatcttaatgcTTTAATTGTCAGTATAACTTACGCGGTGACTGCAAACTTTTGGCTAGCCAGCTGAGAGTATGACCAGCCTCATCCGTAGGTGTATGTAAGACGATGACGATAGACCCCATAATGCAGAGTAAACAACCAATCTTTCCTAAAAGATTTAGGGTCTCATTCAAACAGTACGACGACAACACAGCTCTATAAGACAAAATAGATACACCATTCGgttaatgaatacattaataaaTACTTTCGAACGAGATCAAGAAAGcgaataatttatttatttatttatttattcatatttcaccaGGGTAGCTCATTCAACAAAAGTTGATCTTCCATGAGGCCCTGGATAACAAACAATACAACTATATAcaattaaaatcaatcaatggTGATAATACATATACAATCATCAGTCCATATAATATTGTTAAAATACAGACGTATAAAGTGACAACAGTATTATATAAAGTAATGCATCAAAAAAGAGATGATAGTTAAAAGCAATTTAATAATATTTATGAATAAAGTAAATAAGTGGGAAATAAATCAAGGGcagtataatgaaaaaaaaaaccgataTTAACGATTCAACACCCAGCACCTCCGTTTCCCAGGGCCATGGCCCTTCGCGCCAGATCTTGGCCTATTATATCTTAttcaattttcttaaatgttaaAATTTGCTTAATAGAATCCCCATCGAATTAGTATTTGAGCAACTGCGCTCGCACCAtgacttttattttaaataatgtttgttCCGTTTGAGGTCTtaatctaaatttaaaaaaaatcagctcgtgcttcgcgctcgtataGTTTGTTTTTCATAAAAGCGTGCTTAAACTGTTAAGTTTTTCATgccaaaatattaaaaaatttcagctcgcgcttcgcgctcgcatcattcgtTTAATTTGATGTCTATCCTGtttgtgattaaaaaaagggaTGATAATGTCCCATTAAGAtctacatctaaaaaaaaaccgcTCACGCCTCGGGCTCGTTTAATCTGTTCTTTATCGAAAAGGTGCTGAAAACTTCctgttttcagctcgcgcttcgcgctcgtttTAATTGTTCATTCACATAcatatcatgtttatgattatCAAAAGTGAATAGAAtgctctgtttcaaagtctaaattacaaaaaaagtcagttcgcactcgcattattcaaTTACTGAGATCTATTTTCTTAACTGTGAAAGGTTCTCCATCGGATCAGTATATCCGAAATTTCAGCTCACTctgaaatttcagctcgctcacACAGATCgttcttaattttgaaaaattggttcagattagaatataaaaaaaaatattcaggatTAAGAtacccatcatcatcaatggCAACCATCCGATTTCTGAAACTTACGAGACAATGACACTGAGGGCGCCCAAAGGAGTGACAAGTGTGGCAGGAGCGAAGGCATATGCCATGAAGTTGCAGAGTTCTCCGAGTCCCACtttaaaataaagataaataatagtaaaaataataaataataataataaaaacaaacatgacTATGCACTTGATTAGAAGAGGCTGTAGACCTACGATCTTCAGTTTCTAAAATCGCAATATTATGGTCTTATCAAGTTTAGACTACATACATTTAAAATATGGAATAAGACAAGGCTTTGATAATACTTACGTAATAAAAACCCCGCCCACCAAAGCCACTCCTTCAGGTATGCATGTCCTCCGTCACCTTTGGATGAAACAAAATGAACAACAATCAATATTGAAACGacacaaaacaacaaaaacaattaaatatctaaatagAAATTGTCAAGTAAATGTTCAGTGTGACCATGGACctgctagtaggtccatgatggtGTGATTAACGCAGTTTAGATTTAATTCATGCTATTAATTTGTCATCCACGCACTCTTATGTACTTATAATATCCCAGCGTCGGCCAGTAGACATTCATATGGTATTTTCTACATGTACCTTttatatgattaaaatatcactttcatTGCGTTTAATAAGGtagtttttcaaattattaataCATACAAGATTTGTTTAATGTTAGAATACATATAACCAAAAACTCAAGTATAAGTGGTGCTCAATGCACTATAGGGTGGAGAACGATCACAGAAGTATTAAAAGCGCCAATGTTCAATCCTTTCAATTCTAGTGTTCCCGGTTTATATGATTTTGTCTCTGTTACCATACATAAATAGGCCTTCAGTGCCtagtttgaattaaaaaatcgTTTGTTTTTATCTCATTTATAGTCTATTTTCCCTCTCATTTGAcaagtttatttaaatatttaactGGTTATTGTCAATTTCGTATGGTAAA
This is a stretch of genomic DNA from Lytechinus pictus isolate F3 Inbred unplaced genomic scaffold, Lp3.0 scaffold_19, whole genome shotgun sequence. It encodes these proteins:
- the LOC129260649 gene encoding magnesium transporter NIPA2-like, producing the protein MTGVVWYDLQKAILNQPTPMTSTTPSPNSTMAFDNRDKILVSKDFYIGLTLAICSSGFIGSSFVVKKQALIKISSYAVRAGDGGHAYLKEWLWWAGFLLLGLGELCNFMAYAFAPATLVTPLGALSVIVSAVLSSYCLNETLNLLGKIGCLLCIMGSIVIVLHTPTDEAGHTLSWLAKSLQSPPFISYVCLVVISCLVLIFAINPRWGQSNIIIYILICSLIGSLTVMACKGVGIAIIQFFDGTNTLASPLTWILIILMIVFITIQMHYLNKSLDIFNTAVVTPIYYVFFTASVLVASSLFFQDWRRMTATDVIGALDGFGVVISGIFLLHTFRDLSMSLKDLPSTGKKMMTTTSSCAASIHEPRSDTDDCCINVESVSLLNDLSIQNDILSDQEMA